The DNA region TCGGTTCCCATTTAACTTTTTGTGGTTTCTTATCATAATGAGCTGACTAGAGGTTCCAAATGACCTGTGAAGCATGCTGTTTGTAATTATATGCCACTTTACTTGCTTTGTTTAGTGAGAAAATGTAGTGTCTTATGTCCTGTCATCATGTTCTTGAGAATGTgctgaaaatataaattgcTATGGCATGACTGGGGTACTTTCTCATtacaattttttcttcatctcttaGGATGAGACAGGTGTGTACAAGAACCTATTGCAGGAAATTGCACAAAGAGTTGGAGCCCCATTGCCACAGTATACAACATACAGATCGGGTCTTGGCCACCTGCCTGTTTTCACAGGGACGGTAGAATTGGCTGGAATCACATTCACAGGAGAGCCTGCCAAGAATAAGAAGCAGGCAGAAAAGAATGCAGCTATGGCTGCATGGTCATCTCTAAAGCAATGCAAGTCTCTTCCCAGTTTCTTCTTATCTAATTGATTTGCTAGAATAGAATAAAGTCATGTCTCATACAATAGCGGATGCTGAGGTACTACTAGCCTCAGTTTTCGTTTTGCAATGAACTTGGAGTGAATCATCAGTCACAGAGTAGAAATATATAGTCCTTCTCCGGAAATAATACATAACCAATGATACCTGCAACAGAGATCATCTTTAGAGGACCTCATATGCCAAATTATGAATTTGTCCCACAAAGTTTTGTCCTGGTAACTGCAGGATCATGCATTTTGTAGTCAGCTGTCTTCTTACTCTAGAGGAAGTAATCCCAACTGCTAATCGTTGTAGGTCCCATATAGATTGTGATGGGACCTACATCAATCCAAATCTGGAATTTGTTTGTCCAGGATTTTTTACTACTGCCTTGTATTGAATTAGTTGGAATATTTCTCAGTCTTTCCTCGTGAATACTGACGAACAGGAGCTGATCGACTcgtaattttcaatttttcttttgaggCCTATGTTAGGCTTCTTTGTTAGTTTATATACCATCGTTTGATATCTTGGTGTTcattttttgcctttttaaATCTATAAGTTAGCAGCATCATTGGGTTGTTTCAGTAATGTTTGTAAATCTAGCTCTTTTCCAGGATATCTTTTCTTGAGGCTTTTTAATAACATAATTTACTCTTTCTTTGGCAGTGGCAAAAGAAGCAGCAGGTTCCTCTGAACCAGAGAATAATGACGAACTGGAGCAGATAACAATAGCCCGAGCCTTACTACATTACCGTCTGAAGGAGAAGCTAGCCATGGCGAACTCTCCAGATGGCTCCTTACCGTTTCAGAAGAAGTTTCCAACTCAAATCCCAAGACCCACCAGCCCGCAGCCTCCACCAATGACCACATCGAAGATCCTTCCTTTAATCTGCCCAAAGACAGTTCCTCGTAATAATAGACCTTCATCTTCTCTCGCAAATGATAACTTAGTTCCAACCTCACAAACTCCTGCCTTAGAAACACGCGGAACTGGGGCCCGACCACATAAGTTCCCTGCGCCTGGAGCAGCACCTTACGTCCCCATTAGGCAAATGAGGTCCAATTGCAGAGGCATGGCTCCCCCGGTGACGATGAGAACTGCCGTTCCTGTATTCTCTGCCCCACCCCGCCTGCCGTCACCACAATCAAGGCTGCCCACTCCAATGCAAGCCTCCCCTGTTCACATTGCGCCGCCTGTCTGTATTAGACCAGTTGTTCCAGTATTTGCAGCTCCCCCTGCCCAAAAAGATCTTCCACCAGTTCAGAAGGAGGAAGCTCGGGCAGTTCCTTGCCCAGCAGTACTAAATCAGCCCATCAACGACGTAGACAAGGGCATTgcagcaaaagaaaatttgcaaGAATCCGAGGCAGCACAGATTTTGCATCAGCTTAAGATATGATGGTACCGTACTTTCCGGGAGTATACTAGTTCTGTAGGGAACAATCCTAGTCCTCATAAGGGCTCATGTTGTCTTAGGCTTGTTTTGGTTAATGCGAGTGCCCAGTTCATCATCGtcctcaatatctctcttttttgtttccccttcttaatatatatctttCATCAGTTTCCCTATCTTTTGTATTTTAAAAAGGTGTAGTTATATCGCAGGTTAAGTTAGCTTCAACTGTTGAGACTTTGTGATTTGATACAGTTGAGATACCTTTACTTGCAATGTTGCGAGACAGTGGTTTGTCCCGATCCTTGGTCGGTTAATTTATATCACATCTACTAGGCCTGGATCATGTGTTTTATATGTGCGTTCTGAGTAAGAGCTTCATATGTGTGTTAATATGTATTCTGAGGAAATAAAATTTGTCCGAGTAGTATAAATGTATCGACTTTGAAACTTGAAGGCATTCAATTACTTGAAGTTCGGCGATTGGTAAATTGGATTTGGATGGAAATAGGAATGACTCTGGAGCAGGAGATTTTGTCATTGCAGTTGCTGAGGATGTCGTTGTTGGAGGAAACTTTAGAGCATGATTTGCAGCTCGAAGACCGACTCCTTGTTGTTTCAGTCTGTTAGGATTCATTGTGAACCTTCACGTTCGTTTGGTGGTTTGGTCATGGCCCATTGGGAGGGAAGACATCTTGGTCTTGCTATGGTGGTTTGGTCATGGCCCATTGGGAGGGAAGACATCTTGGTCTTGCTATGGAAAGACTTGCATCG from Punica granatum isolate Tunisia-2019 chromosome 3, ASM765513v2, whole genome shotgun sequence includes:
- the LOC116200531 gene encoding double-stranded RNA-binding protein 2-like encodes the protein MYKNQLQELAQRSCFNLPSYTCLREGPDHAPRFKAAVNFNGEIFESPQYCSTLRQAEHSAAEVALNSLSSRGPSHSLAARILDETGVYKNLLQEIAQRVGAPLPQYTTYRSGLGHLPVFTGTVELAGITFTGEPAKNKKQAEKNAAMAAWSSLKQLAKEAAGSSEPENNDELEQITIARALLHYRLKEKLAMANSPDGSLPFQKKFPTQIPRPTSPQPPPMTTSKILPLICPKTVPRNNRPSSSLANDNLVPTSQTPALETRGTGARPHKFPAPGAAPYVPIRQMRSNCRGMAPPVTMRTAVPVFSAPPRLPSPQSRLPTPMQASPVHIAPPVCIRPVVPVFAAPPAQKDLPPVQKEEARAVPCPAVLNQPINDVDKGIAAKENLQESEAAQILHQLKI